In Euphorbia lathyris chromosome 2, ddEupLath1.1, whole genome shotgun sequence, the sequence TCCTATTCCTTAAACTAAATGTGGCAACTTTATTAATTAGTAGTATGTCTTTGATGATACCGTTTGGCTTAGGTAACACCGGAGAGTTGTGTTTTTTTCTCTAGAAAACCATTCGCCGCATAAATAAGAAGTAGCATTTTTCAAGAATTTCATTGGTTTTTACAAAACACATAATTCCAAGGCGTTGTCAAGTGAAATTCTGTTGTTCCAAAACTATGCTAGCTGTCTGTGGATTCTACCATTAAGACAACATATATATCCATAAATCTCTCAAATGATAGGATCAAAGAGGATAAGCTGCTTTCTATGTATTCTTTCTTGCATTTTACTTTTCTAGTCGTGACAAAGAACATCATGCTACACTTTTATGTTCGTGAGTTGAGAATTATTCTATTGTATGATCCTATAAAGCACTCAAAGGATGACAAGTGTGCAGTGGTGTTGGCGTGGCACCACCTGAATGACCCAAGATCAATTTAGTTTCATAGTCAATCATTGTAAAAAGAGATTATAGGGTAATTTAGTCGTATGATTATTGGAAGAGAGTGAATTTAGTATTGGTGTATAAAACaatacaattttaatttaaggtttaatcagCTGCAATTTTCTCATTAACggaatatgagttttttttttcaaatacaaTTTCATGTTCTAGTAACCTCCAACCTCCGGCCTTTTAGTCACCCAATAAGACATGAAATTTCTTTTGTTAATGAAAAATACTCATATTCCGTTAATAAGTCTTAAAATTACGCAATTTTATAAATGATAGGTCTAAGATTGCATTGTTTTAACGTGGAGACTAATTTCACACTTCCCAAATGACTATAAGgataaatttctattttatcccttgtagattttttttaatctgtTACCTAACAATCTACCAGTAATTTTATCCCTTGCAGCTTTCATTAGGATCATACTCAAGAAATTTGTCAATGAAATCACCCAATTGCTTCCCAATATTTTCAGACATTGAACCAATAACATGGAAAAACTCGAAATGAATAGATTCCCGCGAAGCTCCTGGATAGCGATTCCTATGCTAGGACGTCATAATGTACTCGAGGATTATTACTATAGAAATTCTTCTAAAAGATCACTTTATATctcaaaaaaattaatatcaatCTCAAAAAAACGTTACACATTTCACTATAGGAAATTTGATAAGAAAAAAGAACAATTAACATACACTTTGAAGATTTTGAAAACTGACTTCAGCTATCAGATACAATAAACTGAAGCTTATATACGTATCTCTACACTATTTATTCAGGTGTGACTGTGACTTATTTCAGGGAAAATCATGCAGCAGCTTTACAAGCTGGAACACTTGGAGCAGTAGATGTAATTTTGGCATTAGTACACTCAGCTGTTCCTGGCAAATTGATGTTAGTTAGTTCAGCTTCACAAGGGTTAGCTGAGCTACAATCTAGTAGAATCGAAACTGGTGTTTTCGATGTGCCCTTAATGTTCTTAAAATGAACATCATTAATTACGGTTTTCGATACTCCTTTATGTCCGTAATTTTGATCTATGATGATTGGATTTTCCACATCAGTCATTGTTATATCTTGAAATGTGATCCCTGTAGCTGATCCTGGCGGAGAATCACCGAACGATTTGATTCTAGCTCCGTTTGTTGTCCCGGTTATTTTGCAATTTGAGAATGTGATTCCTTTAACAGGCTTTTCACCAGGTCTCTTACCGATACTTCCCACGCTGAAAATATGAGCTTTAAATATTAATAACATGATGATGTGGTGTGTCGGGTgtatattgaaattaattgaaTTGTATTGTATATACCTGAGGCCGTGTCCGGGGCCGCAGGAAAGTCCGTCGAAGGTGCCATCTTCTACTCCTGGTCCAACAGATATGCAATCATCCCCGGTGGCAATTGTGGTTCCGGAAACCTTAACTTTAATTGTGTCGCTAAAATGAATGCCGTCGGTATTTGGACTGTCGCCCGGGGCAGTAATTTGGACATTTTCAAATGTAATATCGTTGCAGTCTGTGACGTGGAAGTGGAAATATTTGGAATTGAGGGAAGTGATTCCACTGACAACTCCATGTGTCACTCTTTGGAACTTCATATTCTGCAAATAATATTACATGTCAGCTATATTTGACAAATTAATCCGAATACAATACCATCTTACCGATGGAAGTTTGGCGCAATCTTTGTTTTGTTTGCAATCATTGTATTTCCAAGCAGATGCACCGACTCCGTCCAAGGTTCCTCCGCCGGTGATTAGCACATTTTCAACATTTTGAAACAAGATCCATGTATCTTCTGGATATGCACTTAAATCAGTTGGTGCCACTAGAGTTCCAATAAGTTCAAAAACTAAAGGTTTAGTGTTTTTGCACGGCCCTTGAAGAACGAGAGGATTTGTTAAGAATGATCCCTTTGGTATTGTTATCTTTCCTTCTGGGGCATGGCACGCTGATTGCCATATTTTCATGAAAATCTGTACGGATATATATACAGATCAAGTTACATTTCGACTTTTGAGAAATATCTTAAATCTAATTCATTTTTATATGTGAGTTTGTTCAGATTCGAGCGCGACCACAATAAACATATCGAATAAAGTATGTCCAAGTTCAATCCATATAGGATGGACGTGCTTGTGGGCTTATAAGCAATATACATTGCACCGGGCTAATGAAAGGACGCGGCTTAACATtttaatcaatatttttattggTTAAAGTGTTAAGTGACATGATTTTATGAACACAATTGAAATATATCATAAAATTTCTTGCAATGGAATTTATGCAtcaaaaatgtaaaattttaagAGAGTATATACTTCAAAATATTGTAGAATCTATCCTAAAAAAACTCACCTCTGAGCTATCAGTTTTACCATCCGCAACAGCACCGGcttttaaaatatcaaaaacaCCGCCTGCTCCTCCTGCTGCAGCAGGATCAGCTGCTGCAGCACCTGCTGCAGGATCAGCTGCTGCACCACCTTTTGGCTCGTCTTTTCCAAGAAGTCGACGTCCACTGACTTTAGAATCATGGTCATGGTCACCTGTTGGACCCCAAAAAAAATGTAGCCTAATACAATAAGAAGCAACAATTTCTGATACAGTAACATGATTCATAGAATTAATCCACTTTACAAGATTCATTTGACACGATTGTATCATTTTGTATTAGTTATATCGTATATAATAATGCGCAATATATAAAATCACATGATGAGTAAGCCGTTCTAACACCTTAATAGacagaaataaaaaaaccaaattataatttaaaataagatcATTTAAcagaattgaaattgaaattgatacCTGGTGCGCAATGCTCATGGTTGGTACCTGGTGCGCAATGCTCATCATCTTTGTGTTCGTGTTCGAAATCAGCATTGGCCAAACAAAATAACAAAGCTAAGCCAAATATAATTAACGCTTTTGCCCCTGACATCAAACtgattaatatattttcttattttcgttttaagtttttgataaaaaatttatattaatttttgtgttctttttttcttttttcaagtGATATTGTTTGCAGAGCTTAAATACTTATATATGCAGATTTGAATCTATTTATGGTTAATGAACAAACATTTGACTGATTTAAAAATGATAAGCCATTTTTGTCCATCAAATAGTGAAATCAAAAGTAGAACTATAATTAGGCAAATAGAGAAACATTCTATAAATTAGTTATATTGCAACTTGTTTTGTGGCTAGATAGATGAAGGTTGTTTACCTTTTAATGAGGAATATATCATGGTCTCCATCTATTGGGATTTGTTGTTTATGGTGTAAATTATGTAAATTCTTTTCTTTGATCCGgaaataaatgaaattaataataACTTTTGTTTAGTACATGACATAGAAATTCTGTATATATTGgggtaaattataaaactagacCAAATTGGAgcctcatttacatatttaaatctagggtcaaatacatgaatatcataattaagtataacaTTACAACTAAgttatatcaccaaacttaattcttaatatgtcattattctctaaatattatgatgttagaccatagtttaaaaattctagactccaattcataaatcataagccctagaaaatatattctagacttctaatttataaattctaatccttaaaatatattaaaagtactgattttactagtttgataatccaaaattatgacttgatatagttgttaaaagatgaatttctgtgtagtTTTCCCTTAAATCTATTACATAACACATTACATATCTAAACTATTTCATTTAGGAATTACCTATAAttagtgttctaaaaatcggccGAGGCGGCGCTTAAACGGGGATTCTTAGAACACCGTCCTGATTTCCACTAGTCGAGCGGTATAAATCGGTTGACCGATTTTTAGCTTCCAAGACGGTCTCAGGCGGCTCCCAGGcggtcattttgaaaaaaattgatcttaaattttatgtcaattttgtttagttttaaataaaatattaaattacaaaaaaaatttaaaaaaattaaactatcAAATGTACttttaagaatattaattttattttattttgatacatttttgttattaatgttattttattgatcCATTTTTTTAATCATTTATTGATCCATTTTTTTAAggacattaatataaataatattaatatatatatatatttcgaaTGATTCGCGAGTCCTTTGCCTTTTCTAAAGATTTTTGCTCTTCGCGAAGAGATGTTGTTATCTTATCCAATCTTCAAgcttctcctaggccgcctccTGCTCCTAATATTATTCCGGTCCACTAGCTTAAACCTCCTTcgggctgggttaaagtcaatgtggatggctctgcttttggcactcctggcGAGGCTGGAGCGGGTggtatttttcgcaactatcgaggttttcccaaaggttgttttgctttttctatccctccttcttttgcttatatggctgaattgagagccgctattttcgcaattgagctcgcttgggagaaaaattggcatcaactttgggttgagtcagactcattGTACGTTGTTAATAtgcttagacatcgttccatggatgtgccttggagtattcgacaagatTGGTTACACTGTCTCagtatttgctctaggatgaacattctattttctcacatctttagggaaggaaatagggttgcggatgctttggcaaaatttggagtctcttcttcaattatcaattggtggccttccgcTCCTgatttttgccacaggtttatcaatgatgacatttgtaatatttctcatttgcgtttctcttaattttctctaaaCTTTTCTCATCCtctcttctttttgtttgttctttcctctcctcttgttcaaacgttcattttttccttttttaatatattgcgggtttgacagttcttgggccatgggtgctcaccccgctctagttctgtctcgtcccaatttctatcaaatatatatatatatatatatatatatatatatatatatatatatttctatcctaaatattttttattattatttttacatagtatgattcatattttaattgtatttatataatgcTTTATTTGTTCTTTGTAGTTGTTGGGGATAAATgtaaatttttacatttattcgCATTTTTACTATAGGTTATAAACCTatgttatatttattatttttgttgtaaaaaatcaaagaaaaataaaagaataaaagaaaaagaaataataaaatcggaaaaagaaatagtcaaaagaaaaagaaagatatgAATTAGTGGGTTACAAAGTGGTAACATGTCATTTAACAAACTAAGTGtgcaaaaaaaaatcacaaataacCACTGTCAGcttttgattaaattattcGATGAGCTAAACATGCAAGAACATCAGAAGCAAGTTTGGATCCAGAAAATAAGAATCCCCAGCTTTTTGGATCTATCTTCAGCATCATCACAGGACAATCACAGAGAGAGTAGAAATTTTTCAAAGTCATCTGCAGAAGCACAAAAGCATTTCGGGTCAAGCTAGAACAAGTTAAGTTGAGGGCTATAATTAAGCAAGCACAATCAGATTTTCTTCAAGGTAAATACATGACATATTTAGTGGGTAAGTGTGTGTTTAGTGGACATGAATGTAAGTGTTCCCCAAGTCTTTTTCACCTATAAATAGCCCCTTCCATCTTCATTCCAAACCCAAACAAATTAAACCAAAAAATACACAACACATATCAACACTTTTCTCTCAAATATTTCGGCCTAATCATTTATTTTCCAGCTCAAATTCGTCCCTTTTTCACTCTCAGTTCAGCTCCAAATTTGATCTTTCAAGCTTACAATTTAATTCCAATCACTAATCCTTTGTTCTCATAATCAATCCGAGCCATAATCCTTCCAATTTCAAGCTTGTGTTCATCATTCCAAATATTATTTTTCAGCAGC encodes:
- the LOC136216827 gene encoding exopolygalacturonase-like — protein: MSGAKALIIFGLALLFCLANADFEHEHKDDEHCAPGTNHEHCAPGDHDHDSKVSGRRLLGKDEPKGGAAADPAAGAAAADPAAAGGAGGVFDILKAGAVADGKTDSSEIFMKIWQSACHAPEGKITIPKGSFLTNPLVLQGPCKNTKPLVFELIGTLVAPTDLSAYPEDTWILFQNVENVLITGGGTLDGVGASAWKYNDCKQNKDCAKLPSNMKFQRVTHGVVSGITSLNSKYFHFHVTDCNDITFENVQITAPGDSPNTDGIHFSDTIKVKVSGTTIATGDDCISVGPGVEDGTFDGLSCGPGHGLSVGSIGKRPGEKPVKGITFSNCKITGTTNGARIKSFGDSPPGSATGITFQDITMTDVENPIIIDQNYGHKGVSKTVINDVHFKNIKGTSKTPVSILLDCSSANPCEAELTNINLPGTAECTNAKITSTAPSVPACKAAA